One genomic window of Campylobacter curvus includes the following:
- a CDS encoding DegT/DnrJ/EryC1/StrS family aminotransferase produces the protein MNFINLKAQYEAYKGEIDAQIHEVLDSGVYIGGKVGELEENLAKFTGAKHAIACSSGTDALLLAFMALDIKPGDEVITTPFTFIATAEMIAFIGAKPVFVDIDERTYNIDANLIEAAITPRTKAVVPVSLFGQAADMAAINKIAAKHGITVIEDAAQSFGAQQNGRMSCNLSHIATTSFFPAKPLGCYGDGGAIFTGDDALAQKIRVLLNHGQTRRYIHTHIGINGRLDAIQAAVLNVKLKYLAGEIEKRQEIAKIYNENLRGVVTPFVAQGNVSAWAQYCIRVKDRQKMLETCAREGVPTGVYYPVPLHLQEVFAPLGYERGDFAVSERVSEDIMALPMSAFLSEQEQKKVIEVVNNA, from the coding sequence ATGAATTTCATAAATTTAAAAGCGCAGTATGAAGCGTATAAAGGCGAGATCGACGCACAGATCCACGAGGTGCTCGATAGTGGCGTTTATATCGGTGGCAAGGTCGGCGAGCTGGAAGAAAATCTGGCTAAATTTACGGGTGCGAAGCACGCGATCGCTTGCAGTAGTGGCACGGACGCGCTATTGCTCGCATTTATGGCACTTGATATAAAGCCGGGCGATGAGGTCATCACGACGCCATTTACTTTTATCGCGACAGCCGAGATGATCGCCTTTATCGGCGCAAAGCCCGTGTTTGTCGATATCGACGAGCGCACTTATAACATCGATGCAAATTTGATCGAGGCGGCGATCACGCCACGCACGAAGGCGGTCGTGCCGGTGTCGCTTTTTGGTCAGGCGGCGGATATGGCAGCGATAAATAAGATCGCAGCAAAGCACGGTATTACCGTCATCGAGGACGCGGCGCAAAGCTTTGGCGCGCAACAAAACGGTCGCATGTCCTGCAACCTCTCGCATATCGCCACGACCTCGTTTTTCCCGGCAAAGCCGCTTGGCTGCTACGGCGACGGGGGCGCGATATTTACGGGCGACGACGCACTGGCCCAAAAGATACGAGTGCTGCTAAATCACGGTCAGACGCGCCGCTACATCCACACGCATATCGGCATAAACGGCAGGCTCGATGCGATCCAAGCCGCAGTGCTAAATGTGAAGCTAAAATATCTGGCGGGCGAGATAGAAAAACGCCAAGAGATCGCCAAAATTTACAACGAAAATTTACGCGGCGTCGTTACACCTTTCGTCGCACAGGGCAACGTCTCGGCGTGGGCGCAATACTGCATCCGCGTCAAAGACAGGCAAAAGATGCTTGAAACATGCGCGCGTGAGGGCGTGCCGACGGGGGTTTATTACCCTGTGCCGCTACATTTGCAAGAGGTGTTCGCGCCGCTTGGCTATGAGCGCGGCGACTTTGCCGTGAGCGAGCGCGTGAGCGAAGACATAATGGCTCTGCCGATGTCGGCGTTTTTGAGCGAGCAGGAGCAAAAAAAGGTCATTGAGGTCGTGAATAATGCTTAA